Part of the Campylobacter suis genome, CAACAAATAAGCCAGATGGCTTCAAAAATGATAAGCCAAATAGAACTACATCAAATAGTCTCAAGTCTAAGTGGTGGTGTACAAACTTATCTACCCTATGTTTGGGATGATGTTGATAATGCAAAGGTGGCTTTTAAGCGTGGCAAAAAAGATAAGTACTATGCTCAAATCGATCTAAATTTTAAAAATTTTGGACAGATAAATGTGATGACAACTCTCAGCGAAAAGCGCTATATAGATATCACGATAGCTACACAAAGAAATGAGTTTAAATCACTCATAACTGAAAATCAAAAGGAGCTAAAGCAAGCGATAAATTCGGTTGGGCTTATGGTTAGTGGATTTAGTATAAAAACTATGCCAAAAGATGAGATAAAGCAGCGTTTTAAGGACTTTAGCGGACTTGAGATGGGCTATGATGTGAGGGCTTGATGCCAAAGATAAATCCACAAATTCCTCCAAAGAAAAAAGCTGTAGCGCTTGGATACAACAAAAGTAAAGATAATGCCCCAAAAGTCCTAGCCAGCGGTTCTGGAGAGGTTGCTAATAACATTATGCGGCTTGCTAGAGAGCACGATATACCAATAAAAGAGGATCCGGATCTAGTT contains:
- a CDS encoding FlhB-like flagellar biosynthesis protein; its protein translation is MPKINPQIPPKKKAVALGYNKSKDNAPKVLASGSGEVANNIMRLAREHDIPIKEDPDLVEILSKVEVNQEIPPNLYKAVAEIFSFLYKMTSKK